A single window of Paenibacillus sp. FSL H8-0537 DNA harbors:
- a CDS encoding ABC transporter ATP-binding protein codes for MSLQLSNVNKVMNEKTIVSDLSLTVPKGKIIGFLGPNGAGKTTTLHMAAGLMKPTSGEILINGISIHENWKKAKSQVSIIADYPLLYDELSGMEYIKFSMELFELKMTDSQLAAEIERFRFTAEIAKRIKHYSLGNRKKLALLVALLKQPKILLLDEYISGLDPHNSILAREIFIDYAAKGGAVLLSTHQLEIAEKFCDEVILIKEGRLLDKSSLSEVLEQSDSLEQYYVSQIKT; via the coding sequence ATGAGCTTGCAATTGTCTAATGTTAATAAAGTAATGAATGAGAAGACGATCGTGTCTGATTTGTCTTTAACCGTTCCTAAAGGGAAAATAATCGGGTTTCTTGGGCCGAATGGTGCTGGGAAGACGACAACCTTGCATATGGCAGCGGGGCTAATGAAGCCAACGTCAGGAGAAATCTTAATTAATGGAATTTCTATACATGAAAATTGGAAAAAAGCAAAGAGTCAAGTATCAATAATTGCGGATTACCCGTTATTGTATGATGAATTGAGCGGGATGGAATATATTAAATTTTCAATGGAATTATTCGAGTTGAAAATGACAGATAGTCAGCTAGCAGCGGAAATTGAGAGATTTCGGTTTACCGCAGAAATTGCAAAGAGAATCAAACACTATTCGCTTGGCAATAGGAAGAAGCTAGCGTTACTTGTCGCATTATTGAAGCAACCTAAAATATTATTATTGGATGAGTACATATCGGGGTTAGATCCGCATAATTCAATATTGGCCCGTGAAATATTTATTGATTACGCTGCAAAAGGAGGAGCTGTTTTGCTATCAACGCATCAACTTGAGATTGCTGAGAAATTTTGTGACGAAGTAATCTTAATTAAAGAGGGGCGTTTATTAGATAAAAGCAGCTTATCCGAGGTGTTGGAACAAAGCGATTCTTTGGAACAATATTATGTGTCTCAAATCAAAACATAA
- a CDS encoding efflux RND transporter periplasmic adaptor subunit: MKQNRILIVVSLIIAGIIAGNIFLLNRTGTSRSEVINVDTAKAVTQPISETLIASGIVIANEKAEIYKDTTMGEIKKWHVDEGTQVEKGDLLFEYANDEWLLSIEQLENLQSSLRLTLQEKQESFDEIENEFRQDLEEGIDVEIAKKNTKKKISARKREIQFTELEIESNTMKMKALKKREAVFKVISPVAGMVKINNPNNILEYHSEGPLLRILTSQSPIIKGTLTEFDATSVKVGQLVKIHAKAMPEEEWIGVVEALSFTPIQSINGQASAVTSYPFLVSIKENDKSLPEGFHVSLEIELNSKQNVVVVPFDAVLIENDKEYVYVVEQGRIRKREVKIGLIDDNWEEVVSGIRAGEVIVRNPQADWIEGMEVKLNVIP, translated from the coding sequence ATGAAACAAAACAGGATTCTTATAGTCGTAAGCCTTATTATAGCGGGGATTATCGCAGGGAATATCTTTTTACTTAATAGAACCGGAACTTCCCGTTCTGAAGTGATCAATGTTGATACTGCAAAGGCAGTAACACAACCCATATCAGAGACATTAATTGCTTCTGGTATTGTTATCGCTAATGAGAAAGCTGAAATTTACAAGGATACGACAATGGGAGAAATTAAAAAATGGCATGTTGATGAAGGTACCCAGGTTGAGAAAGGGGATCTTTTATTTGAATATGCGAATGATGAATGGCTCCTAAGCATTGAGCAGCTTGAGAATCTCCAAAGCAGTCTGCGGCTCACTCTGCAAGAGAAGCAAGAAAGTTTTGATGAAATAGAAAACGAATTTAGGCAGGATTTAGAAGAAGGAATTGATGTGGAAATAGCTAAAAAAAATACTAAAAAAAAGATCTCTGCACGAAAGCGTGAAATCCAATTTACAGAGCTGGAAATAGAGAGTAACACAATGAAAATGAAGGCTTTGAAAAAAAGGGAAGCTGTTTTTAAAGTTATAAGCCCTGTGGCAGGAATGGTTAAAATAAATAATCCAAACAATATTCTTGAATATCATTCTGAGGGCCCGCTTTTGCGAATTCTAACTTCTCAATCGCCGATCATAAAAGGGACATTAACTGAGTTTGATGCAACTAGCGTTAAAGTGGGCCAATTGGTTAAAATTCATGCTAAAGCAATGCCTGAAGAAGAATGGATAGGGGTTGTGGAAGCCCTCAGTTTTACTCCGATTCAATCTATTAATGGTCAAGCAAGTGCGGTAACATCTTATCCTTTTCTAGTCTCAATAAAAGAAAATGACAAGAGTTTGCCAGAGGGTTTTCATGTATCTTTAGAAATTGAGTTAAATTCGAAACAAAATGTTGTTGTTGTACCTTTTGATGCAGTTCTTATTGAGAATGATAAGGAATACGTGTATGTTGTCGAACAGGGTAGAATTCGTAAACGGGAAGTTAAGATTGGCCTAATAGATGATAACTGGGAAGAAGTTGTATCTGGAATTCGAGCAGGGGAAGTAATTGTCAGGAACCCTCAGGCGGATTGGATTGAAGGAATGGAAGTGAAGTTGAATGTTATCCCTTAA
- a CDS encoding stage II sporulation protein M — MKIENLKFQYFFWGAFFIFITGVVSGIVVVYSMHDQDWLESSEILVNNKVGFEASLGIFMRNIGVAVILASGLLLFGLPTLIVLFINGLWIGTVIASRLAEGVSLATLLLKLLPHGVFELPALLLAGAIGLKGFVFYYEPKKGWRLYFRLTGWIILMLLVAALIEGFVTSVV, encoded by the coding sequence TTGAAAATAGAAAATTTGAAATTTCAATATTTTTTTTGGGGTGCTTTTTTCATTTTTATTACTGGAGTAGTCAGCGGGATCGTAGTTGTTTATTCTATGCATGATCAAGACTGGTTAGAATCATCTGAAATTTTAGTGAACAATAAAGTAGGATTTGAAGCTTCTCTTGGTATCTTTATGCGTAATATCGGTGTTGCTGTGATTTTGGCATCTGGTTTACTTTTATTTGGATTACCCACTCTAATTGTTTTATTCATAAATGGGCTATGGATAGGGACTGTTATTGCCAGCAGGCTAGCAGAGGGCGTCTCTTTAGCAACCCTTCTATTAAAGCTGCTGCCGCATGGTGTGTTTGAACTTCCGGCATTATTACTTGCGGGTGCTATTGGCTTAAAAGGATTTGTTTTTTATTACGAACCAAAGAAAGGTTGGCGTCTTTACTTTAGGTTGACGGGATGGATTATATTGATGCTATTAGTAGCTGCATTAATAGAGGGTTTTGTGACTTCAGTAGTGTGA